The Marinomonas profundi DNA segment CTTTCTCACCTAGGTAATCTTCTGCTGTTTTCTTCATTTTCTTCAGTACTTCAGCGGAAATTTGTGGTGGCGCTTTTTTGTCGCCTTTTACTTCTACCCACGCATCGCCGTTATCAGCCGCAACAATTTTGTAAGGCACCATAGAGATGTCTTTTTGAACCACGTCGTCTTTAAACTTACGACCGATCAAACGCTTAACCGCAAACAAGGTATTTGTTGGGTTAGTGACCGCTTGACGTTTAGCAGATTGACCCACCAACACTTCACCGTCTTCAGCAAAGGCAACAATCGAAGGCGTAGTGCGATCGCCTTCTGCGTTTTCAATAACACGTGCTTTTTCGCCATCTAGTACAGCAACACAAGAGTTCGTTGTACCTAAGTCAATACCAATGATTCTACCCATGGTTTGTATCTCCAATAAATTCGTTTATAACAATGATAATTCTGTATTTGGGTTCGCTTATGAGTATTTCAAGCGTCAGTGTCAAAAAAATGACAGGTATTTACGCAGCGCTTGAAACCACGACCATCGCTGGGCGTAATAAGCGGCCATTAATGGTGTAACCCTTCTGCACAACATCCATAACGGTGTTCGCTTCTAGTTCAGGGTTTGGCACCATAGTGATGGCTTGATGCAACTCTGGATTGAACGGTTCGCCATGTGGATCAACCACTTTCACTTCAAAACGCGCCAAGGTTTCCAGCAAATCTTTTAATGTCAGCTCAACACCTTCGCGTACCGGGTCAGGCTCACCTGAGTCGGGTGCCGACGTCAAAGCGCGCTCAAGATTGTCCGCCACGTTCACAATCGATTTAGCAAACTTTTCTAAACCAAATTTGTGCGCTTTCTCGACATCTTGTTCAGCACGACGGCGTACGTTTTGCGCGTCGGCATGAGCACGAAGTGCCGCTTCTTTGTACTGAGCGACTTCTTCTAATGCTTTTGCAAGCTCGTCATTTTCAGTCACTTCTTCTAAAGTCTCTACCTCAGGCTCTAAAAGCGCTTCTACTGCTTCGTTTTGCGTTTCGCTGTTCAAATCTTGCTCCGCGTCTAGATTAGGTTTTTTTTGCTGTTCACTCATTCTTCAACTCCAAATAACAGAAACAATTCTTCGTCTGTGCTGGATATATGGGGACAGCTTTTAACCTTTCAACGCTAAAGCCGCATTAATTTTATGGGAATGTGAAGGGTAAATTGTAAAAAGGCAAAGTGGGACGACAGACAAGGTTTTATCCGTGTATTGACATAGAAGCGCTCACTCAACAGTAAAAGAAACATCCGCTGTGATAGCCTAGCTTATCTCTTTCTGTTATCGGATCCACTTCCTAACACCACCTCCCAACACCACTTCCTAACACCAAAGAACGCAAGCCATGCATTTTGCTCACGATCCACGTAAAATGCCTACTTTTTACAGGTTACGGATTAGCGCCATGAAACTGATTAAAGAACTGGTTCACCCAGAGCTAAGCTCTATGGAAGGACGAGTCCTACGTCGTCACGCTGCGCGTGGCATTGTGTTGCGTGATGACAATATTCTATTGCTGTTTACTGAGCGCTATAACGATTTCAGTTTACCCGGTGGCGGGGTGGATGATGGCGAGGACATACAAGCGGCGCTAAAACGCGAGTTAGAAGAAGAAACGGGGGCGCGCGATGTTAAGGTCAATGCCCATTACGGCTTTATCGAAGAGTACCGTCCCTATTGGAAACCCGAATACGATCTGATGCACATGACATCGCACTTTTTTATTTGCGATGTGGCACCAGAGCTGGCGGAAGTCCGTATGGAGCATTATGAAATTGCGAACGGCATGCGCCCCGTCTGGATATCTGTCAACGACGCCATCCTTCATAATCGTCAGGTGATGTCTCGCCAAGAAAAAACCATGGGGCAATCCATCCAACGCGAAACCTTCATGCTGGAAAAAATCGCCTTGGAACGGGCGTCTCTCACTCGCTAAGATAAGAAACAATGGCCACTTACTCGAAAAAAGCCTTAGCACTCTGCTAAGGCTTTTCCGCTAAAACCACTCTGCTAGACAGCCACAGCGCAATAGGCTGCATGCTTAACGATTAATCAAACCGAAAGCTAGACGCGGTCCAGCCGCCAAAGAGTCCTTCGTCATGATAAACACAGGTTGCTTTGCCATTTTCAGCGGCACCAAGAGCAACCATAAGCGGGATAAGATGATCCTCCCTAGGATGACAGAGACGAGCATAAGGTGCCTTATCCCATTCCACTAAACGTGCGCTGCGATCTGCAGGCGCGGACGCTAATAAGGTCTCTTGTAACCAAGCATCGAACGCATTAGAAGGTTTGATCGCTTGTGGACCTCTTAACCCAAGATTATGAAAGCTCAAACCACTACCGACAATTAATATGCCTTCTTCCCGCAAGGGTGCCAATGCACGACCCAACGCGAGATGTTCTGCCGGGTTTAGGTTCGATTTAAGCGACAGCTGAACCAGTGGCATGTCAGCCTCTGGATACATCACCGCCATCGGCGCAAATGCCCCATGGTCAAAACCTTTATTATCATCCAGATCCACCGCAAAGCCTGCGCCTTTAAT contains these protein-coding regions:
- the grpE gene encoding nucleotide exchange factor GrpE, coding for MSEQQKKPNLDAEQDLNSETQNEAVEALLEPEVETLEEVTENDELAKALEEVAQYKEAALRAHADAQNVRRRAEQDVEKAHKFGLEKFAKSIVNVADNLERALTSAPDSGEPDPVREGVELTLKDLLETLARFEVKVVDPHGEPFNPELHQAITMVPNPELEANTVMDVVQKGYTINGRLLRPAMVVVSSAA
- a CDS encoding NUDIX hydrolase; the encoded protein is MKLIKELVHPELSSMEGRVLRRHAARGIVLRDDNILLLFTERYNDFSLPGGGVDDGEDIQAALKRELEEETGARDVKVNAHYGFIEEYRPYWKPEYDLMHMTSHFFICDVAPELAEVRMEHYEIANGMRPVWISVNDAILHNRQVMSRQEKTMGQSIQRETFMLEKIALERASLTR
- a CDS encoding DODA-type extradiol aromatic ring-opening family dioxygenase yields the protein MLPTYFISHGGGPWPYMTDMRAMFANLEASLVAMTQALPEKPKAILMISGHWERKTFGVQSHSAPGMEYDYYGFPAHTYEVKYPAPGSPAVATRVAELIKGAGFAVDLDDNKGFDHGAFAPMAVMYPEADMPLVQLSLKSNLNPAEHLALGRALAPLREEGILIVGSGLSFHNLGLRGPQAIKPSNAFDAWLQETLLASAPADRSARLVEWDKAPYARLCHPREDHLIPLMVALGAAENGKATCVYHDEGLFGGWTASSFRFD